The following proteins come from a genomic window of Fontisubflavum oceani:
- a CDS encoding polysaccharide biosynthesis tyrosine autokinase yields the protein MAPLQGGPAEEVTSSVRDEVIDTLLQQISASSVRSSLALTISVTTTEPAKSVRIANALAEIYIENQILVKLEALTRATAFLSTRTVELRENLEDVEGQLAAFSEQAEMISPEVLVAQGIQLRELRTRIREQEVRATDMRARLETLQMLQSQQDVEGFILAADEFRLTRSLTQFRNGRISEAELNAQLDDYLDQLASDAVRNEQQVAALENAEQELSARIQRQSEELIALQQLEREAEAARLLYENFFTRLQETNVQQGLEVADSRIISEAVPRPASSPRKTVIVALSALLGVMLGGGFVLLREMRFAGFRTSDELRQHTHRTVLASVPVIPAKDRQATLRYLSDKPNSIVAEAIRNLRTSVLMSNVDKPPRVIMITSSVPGEGKTTLALSLSRIMTGMGKKVLLIEADIRRRTFKEYFDTDASVSLLDLLLGNVKAEDVDPFVPDVGFDVLTGSKSDVNATDLFTSEKFASLMADLRASYDYIIIDTPPVLAVPDARVIGSHADAIIYGVAWDRTTKTQVRQGLDMLDSVGLTITGLVLSQVNQRKMKSYGYGGQYGYDAEGSKYYDH from the coding sequence TTGGCTCCGCTTCAGGGCGGACCCGCCGAGGAGGTGACATCGTCGGTCAGGGATGAAGTCATCGACACGCTGCTGCAGCAGATCTCTGCAAGCAGTGTGCGTTCGTCGCTCGCGCTGACAATCTCGGTAACCACGACAGAACCGGCGAAATCAGTGCGCATCGCCAACGCCTTGGCCGAGATTTACATCGAGAACCAGATATTGGTGAAGCTCGAGGCCCTTACGCGTGCGACCGCGTTCTTGTCCACCCGAACGGTGGAACTTCGGGAGAACTTGGAAGATGTGGAGGGGCAACTGGCGGCTTTTTCCGAGCAGGCAGAGATGATCAGCCCGGAGGTCCTGGTGGCGCAAGGTATCCAGTTGCGTGAATTACGGACGCGCATAAGAGAGCAAGAGGTACGCGCGACCGATATGCGGGCCCGCCTAGAGACATTGCAAATGTTGCAGTCTCAACAGGATGTGGAAGGCTTCATTCTTGCTGCTGATGAGTTTCGCCTAACGCGGTCCCTGACTCAATTTCGCAATGGCCGTATCTCCGAGGCCGAACTCAATGCACAGTTGGATGATTATCTTGACCAGCTAGCCTCTGACGCTGTGCGCAACGAACAGCAGGTCGCGGCGCTGGAGAACGCAGAGCAAGAGCTATCGGCACGAATCCAGCGGCAGTCCGAAGAGCTGATCGCGCTTCAGCAATTGGAGCGTGAGGCTGAGGCCGCTCGGCTGCTTTATGAAAACTTCTTCACACGTCTGCAGGAAACCAACGTGCAGCAAGGATTGGAAGTGGCCGACAGTCGGATCATTTCCGAAGCTGTTCCGCGACCGGCGTCGAGTCCCAGAAAAACGGTTATTGTTGCACTGTCGGCTCTCCTTGGCGTCATGCTCGGAGGCGGCTTTGTGTTGCTGCGAGAGATGCGTTTTGCTGGGTTCCGAACATCCGACGAGCTGCGCCAACATACGCATCGAACGGTTCTAGCTTCTGTGCCAGTGATACCGGCCAAGGATCGCCAGGCGACCTTGCGCTACCTCTCGGACAAACCCAACTCCATCGTCGCCGAGGCGATTCGCAACCTGCGCACATCGGTGCTGATGTCGAATGTCGACAAGCCGCCACGTGTCATAATGATCACCTCCTCAGTGCCAGGGGAAGGCAAGACGACGCTGGCTCTATCGCTGAGCCGCATCATGACGGGGATGGGCAAAAAGGTTCTACTTATCGAGGCGGATATCCGCCGTAGAACCTTTAAGGAGTATTTTGACACCGACGCCAGCGTGTCACTCCTCGATCTCTTATTGGGCAACGTCAAAGCAGAAGATGTTGACCCGTTTGTCCCCGATGTCGGTTTTGACGTGCTGACCGGCAGTAAATCCGATGTGAATGCAACCGATTTGTTCACATCCGAAAAGTTTGCATCCCTAATGGCAGATCTCAGAGCTAGCTACGACTACATCATCATCGATACGCCGCCGGTGCTGGCTGTTCCCGATGCGCGCGTGATCGGTTCCCATGCCGATGCCATCATCTACGGTGTGGCTTGGGACCGGACAACGAAGACTCAGGTGCGCCAAGGGCTAGACATGCTGGACAGTGTGGGGCTGACCATCACCGGTTTGGTGTTGTCGCAGGTCAACCAGCGTAAGATGAAATCCTACGGTTACGGTGGCCAATATGGATACGATGCCGAGGGATCAAAATACTATGACCACTAG
- a CDS encoding YjbF family lipoprotein, giving the protein MRFLDGEDDDYTRSMVCSFSDIGPEVITIFDRDISTTAVIEECRSSDEEIRNSYWIGSDGFIWRSIQYVSPSLGYFQIERLFR; this is encoded by the coding sequence ATGCGGTTTCTCGATGGCGAGGATGACGACTACACTCGATCAATGGTCTGTAGTTTCTCGGATATCGGGCCCGAGGTCATCACGATCTTTGACCGCGACATTTCGACCACGGCGGTTATCGAGGAGTGTCGGTCAAGTGATGAAGAGATTCGCAATAGCTATTGGATAGGGTCCGACGGGTTTATTTGGCGATCCATCCAATATGTGAGCCCGTCGCTCGGGTATTTCCAGATCGAACGACTGTTTCGATAG
- a CDS encoding Wzz/FepE/Etk N-terminal domain-containing protein, whose protein sequence is MNQQFVPAPDVEPDDEIDLLALLGTLWRGKWIVLMAAVLSMVLGGVYAFRLAVPLYPATVTVALNAQQQQVITDIESILGGGAWDNVAINTELEVLRSRELVGQLVDRLDRHRTQSSTRPYEFGQGSITYVLRCWLRFRADPPRR, encoded by the coding sequence ATGAATCAGCAGTTTGTCCCGGCGCCTGACGTCGAGCCCGACGACGAGATAGACCTCTTGGCTTTGCTAGGAACGCTTTGGCGCGGCAAATGGATTGTGCTGATGGCCGCGGTTCTCAGCATGGTGCTTGGCGGCGTGTATGCCTTCAGATTGGCCGTGCCACTCTATCCGGCGACTGTCACGGTCGCACTGAATGCTCAGCAGCAACAGGTCATAACAGATATTGAGAGTATTCTCGGTGGCGGCGCTTGGGACAACGTCGCGATTAATACAGAGCTTGAGGTGCTCCGATCGCGCGAGCTGGTTGGGCAATTGGTCGACCGGCTGGATCGACATCGGACCCAGAGTTCAACCCGGCCTTACGAGTTCGGTCAAGGTTCGATAACTTACGTGCTGCGGTGTTGGCTCCGCTTCAGGGCGGACCCGCCGAGGAGGTGA
- a CDS encoding sugar transferase → MLLIAAVLLLLNPFFNPGPLFFVQIRMGRGCRAFHVLKFRTMVSRTATKESARRGADDPIDCHRITPLGRCLRKTRIDELPQIINVLKGDMSLIGPRPDYFTHARTYVRQIPGYRERHMIRPGISGLAQVEHGYAEGVAATQRKAELDLQYIRDAGFNLDWRIFVKTLRTVLIRDGK, encoded by the coding sequence ATGTTGCTGATCGCCGCGGTGCTGCTCTTGCTCAATCCGTTTTTCAATCCCGGGCCGCTGTTTTTCGTCCAGATCCGAATGGGTCGGGGGTGTCGCGCGTTTCATGTTCTAAAGTTTCGGACCATGGTTTCGAGGACCGCCACAAAGGAGAGCGCTCGGCGCGGCGCGGATGACCCAATCGATTGTCACCGGATCACGCCGCTGGGCAGGTGTCTCAGAAAGACGCGTATTGATGAATTACCTCAGATAATCAATGTGTTGAAGGGGGATATGAGCCTGATCGGACCGCGCCCGGATTATTTTACGCATGCCCGCACCTATGTGCGTCAGATCCCTGGATACCGTGAGCGCCATATGATCCGCCCAGGTATCAGCGGCCTCGCACAGGTCGAACATGGCTACGCCGAGGGGGTTGCCGCGACGCAAAGGAAAGCGGAGCTGGATCTGCAATATATCCGTGATGCGGGCTTCAATCTCGATTGGCGCATCTTTGTAAAGACTTTGCGGACCGTCTTGATTCGAGATGGTAAATGA
- a CDS encoding polysaccharide biosynthesis/export family protein: MRFLFSAVFVFLTLSGCGAAYFSSDVQESADANVRVIPVTPETVLAANRSSYNPQSLPAAFSVIADRPNQPRGVGALPDPVFDPETRPAVMETRLPAPAQPEPYTIGVGDVVLLSTSQTATSVEELSGLLAAQTGRQGYTVQDDGAISIPDVGRISIGGMTLEEAEDAVFQGLVENRVDPTFSLELAEFNSRRVSVGGAVASPGIVPITLQPLYLEEALARAGGVEVRARNGAMVRLYRDGSLFQIPASELYSGSGLRRVLLRDGDSVFVDTSFDLDAAEAYFEEQITLIQVRQQARAQALQELQFEMSLRRDALEEQRSNFRDRLEFGAEDRDYVYVIGEVGTQSRFALPYNNTAVLADALLENGGVTPATGNPGQIYVLRGPQDPRDFASITALHLDATNAVNFLLATRLELRRGDVIFVAEQPITRWNRALQQVIPTLNVSNNLAN; this comes from the coding sequence ATGAGATTTCTTTTTTCTGCAGTATTTGTTTTCCTTACGCTGTCTGGCTGCGGCGCGGCATACTTCTCTTCGGACGTGCAAGAAAGCGCGGATGCCAATGTTCGTGTGATCCCAGTGACGCCAGAAACGGTGCTTGCAGCGAACCGATCGAGCTACAATCCGCAAAGCCTTCCCGCCGCATTTTCGGTCATTGCGGACCGCCCGAACCAGCCACGCGGAGTTGGGGCTTTGCCGGACCCCGTGTTTGACCCGGAAACACGGCCCGCGGTGATGGAGACAAGGCTTCCGGCACCTGCGCAACCGGAACCCTACACCATCGGCGTGGGGGATGTTGTTCTCCTCTCGACATCTCAGACCGCCACCAGCGTCGAAGAGCTTTCAGGTCTTCTGGCCGCACAAACCGGACGGCAAGGATACACAGTTCAAGACGACGGTGCGATTTCCATTCCAGATGTTGGGCGCATTTCAATCGGCGGCATGACGCTTGAAGAGGCCGAAGATGCCGTGTTCCAGGGTCTGGTTGAAAACCGGGTCGACCCGACCTTCAGCCTTGAACTGGCGGAGTTCAATTCGCGCCGCGTGTCGGTTGGAGGGGCGGTCGCATCGCCCGGTATCGTACCGATCACGCTGCAACCTCTCTATCTGGAAGAAGCGCTGGCCAGGGCCGGTGGGGTGGAGGTTCGTGCCCGCAATGGGGCGATGGTGCGACTCTATCGCGATGGATCGCTGTTCCAGATACCTGCCAGCGAACTGTATTCTGGAAGCGGCTTGCGACGAGTCCTCTTGCGCGATGGAGACAGTGTTTTTGTCGACACATCCTTCGATCTGGATGCTGCCGAAGCCTATTTCGAAGAGCAGATCACGTTGATCCAGGTGCGTCAGCAAGCGCGGGCACAGGCTTTGCAAGAGTTGCAGTTCGAGATGTCTCTCCGACGCGACGCCCTTGAGGAACAAAGAAGCAATTTCCGCGACAGGTTAGAATTCGGGGCAGAAGATCGCGATTATGTCTATGTGATCGGCGAGGTGGGTACCCAGTCGAGATTTGCCCTACCTTATAACAACACGGCTGTTCTGGCCGATGCGTTGCTCGAAAATGGCGGGGTGACACCAGCCACAGGTAATCCAGGCCAGATCTATGTCCTGCGTGGGCCACAGGACCCCAGAGATTTCGCGTCGATCACTGCCTTGCATCTGGATGCGACGAACGCGGTGAACTTCTTGTTGGCAACCCGGTTGGAGCTACGGCGCGGAGACGTGATTTTCGTGGCAGAACAACCCATCACACGCTGGAACCGCGCGCTTCAGCAGGTCATTCCAACGCTGAATGTGTCAAACAATCTGGCCAACTGA
- a CDS encoding YjbF family lipoprotein, translated as MGTVLAMKLLSKLVLVLSFGLLAACGTDNNQQPLQIARGLLAGAVGGNAAPQDPRVVLNREIIDRAATPVILVDTLQLSGSGTMISTGRAGRYSSWAGLDQAGVVLLDDGILTATRGYGDDLISSDVEEVVEALRIGEGHRSAGHAVSRWRG; from the coding sequence GTGGGGACGGTTCTGGCGATGAAGCTCCTGTCGAAACTCGTCTTGGTCCTGTCCTTCGGCCTTCTTGCGGCCTGCGGCACAGACAACAATCAACAGCCCTTGCAAATTGCACGCGGATTGTTGGCAGGCGCTGTCGGTGGCAACGCGGCACCCCAAGATCCGCGTGTCGTTCTGAACCGTGAGATCATCGATCGCGCGGCAACCCCCGTTATCCTTGTCGATACACTGCAATTGTCTGGCTCAGGCACGATGATCTCCACCGGTCGAGCTGGGCGCTATTCTTCCTGGGCCGGTCTTGATCAGGCTGGAGTTGTCCTTCTGGATGACGGGATCCTGACGGCGACCCGTGGCTATGGCGACGATCTCATCAGCTCCGATGTTGAAGAAGTCGTTGAAGCATTACGAATAGGCGAGGGACATCGCAGTGCGGGTCATGCGGTTTCTCGATGGCGAGGATGA
- a CDS encoding M24 family metallopeptidase has product MTLYHDRIDRLRARMTETGTDLVALGPTSHMRWLSGADPHGDERPVMLLVSQAHAGFLMPALNANSVRQVTDLPFETWADDQGPGAALDRLLASCEVTGADQTVALDEAMRADFALLLLDALDAPKRRFSDDTLGHLRGMKDPAEISTLRDCAHLNDAACQAGFAALREGMTEHDVAQVIHDHYKANGATPEFTIVAFGANGAFPHHHTGDTRLAEGMAVLIDTGCRINGYPSDMTRCGWYGSTPDPEFLRVAAVVEEAVQAALAVVRPGIQAKEVDAAARDVIAAAGYGDYFVHRTGHGLGIDVHEPPYITATSETVLREGNVFSIEPGIYLPGRFGIRVEDIVTVAPDGAEILSSLPRDIWVPSR; this is encoded by the coding sequence CTCTATCACGACCGTATTGACCGGCTGCGCGCCCGGATGACCGAGACCGGCACCGATCTGGTGGCGCTTGGGCCCACAAGCCATATGCGCTGGCTTTCGGGTGCCGATCCGCATGGAGATGAGCGGCCCGTGATGCTGTTGGTCAGCCAGGCCCATGCCGGGTTTTTGATGCCCGCGCTTAACGCAAACTCGGTGCGACAGGTGACGGACCTGCCCTTCGAAACCTGGGCCGATGACCAGGGGCCGGGCGCGGCCTTGGACCGGTTGCTGGCAAGCTGCGAAGTTACTGGCGCAGATCAAACCGTCGCTTTGGATGAGGCGATGCGCGCCGATTTTGCACTGTTGTTGCTCGACGCGCTGGACGCGCCCAAACGCAGGTTCTCAGACGACACACTCGGGCATCTGCGTGGCATGAAAGACCCTGCCGAGATATCCACCTTACGGGACTGCGCCCATCTGAACGACGCGGCCTGCCAGGCCGGGTTTGCCGCGCTCCGCGAGGGCATGACGGAACATGACGTGGCGCAGGTGATCCACGATCATTACAAGGCAAATGGCGCGACGCCCGAATTCACCATTGTGGCCTTCGGCGCAAACGGCGCCTTCCCGCATCACCACACTGGCGATACGCGCCTCGCCGAGGGCATGGCCGTGCTGATCGATACCGGGTGTCGGATCAATGGGTACCCGAGTGACATGACCCGCTGCGGCTGGTACGGATCGACGCCCGACCCAGAGTTCCTACGGGTAGCCGCCGTGGTCGAGGAGGCGGTCCAAGCGGCGCTTGCTGTCGTTCGACCAGGCATACAGGCCAAAGAGGTGGATGCCGCCGCGCGCGATGTGATTGCCGCGGCCGGATATGGCGACTATTTCGTGCATCGGACAGGCCATGGGCTGGGCATCGATGTGCACGAACCGCCCTATATCACCGCCACATCCGAAACCGTTTTGCGGGAAGGAAACGTCTTCTCGATCGAGCCTGGAATCTACCTGCCAGGGCGCTTCGGCATTCGAGTAGAAGACATTGTGACAGTAGCGCCGGACGGCGCAGAGATTCTCTCGTCTCTTCCGCGCGATATCTGGGTACCCAGCCGTTAG
- a CDS encoding metallophosphoesterase family protein: MKVIRQFLGRRASAQGVTSQGTSTEPPAPERDVYVVGDIHGRLDLLERLLEAIDADLTKRAIEDPQLVFVGDYIDRGEQSAEVLRRLRELEMAHSDNVVCLMGNHERMMLDFIENPPRYGPRWLRNGGLQTLASFSVSAAGVGETVAPEIFINLAGELRDRIGKDLEAWVRHRPLIWNSGTLWVVHAGVDPVTPMPDQNAKALLWGHGDFFKSGRADGQWVAHGHTITDHPLADNHRISIDTGAVYTNRLTAALVRPNGSVSFIST; encoded by the coding sequence ATGAAAGTGATCCGCCAGTTTTTGGGGCGTCGAGCGAGCGCCCAGGGGGTAACCTCGCAAGGTACGAGCACGGAGCCTCCCGCGCCCGAGCGTGATGTCTATGTTGTGGGCGATATCCATGGGCGGCTCGATCTTCTAGAGCGCCTGCTAGAGGCGATCGACGCAGACCTCACAAAGAGGGCGATTGAAGACCCGCAGTTGGTCTTTGTAGGAGACTACATTGATCGGGGGGAACAAAGTGCCGAGGTCCTTCGACGTTTGAGGGAACTCGAGATGGCGCATAGCGACAATGTCGTTTGCTTGATGGGAAACCATGAGCGGATGATGCTGGACTTCATCGAAAATCCACCGCGCTATGGGCCGCGATGGTTGCGGAATGGGGGCTTGCAGACATTGGCTAGCTTTTCCGTCTCCGCCGCAGGCGTTGGCGAAACTGTTGCCCCAGAAATCTTCATCAACCTAGCCGGTGAGTTGCGAGACCGAATTGGCAAAGATCTAGAGGCCTGGGTAAGACACCGGCCATTGATTTGGAACAGTGGAACTCTGTGGGTCGTCCATGCGGGCGTTGATCCTGTAACTCCAATGCCGGACCAGAATGCGAAGGCCTTGCTTTGGGGGCATGGCGACTTTTTCAAATCCGGACGAGCGGATGGGCAATGGGTTGCTCATGGCCACACGATCACCGACCATCCGCTAGCCGATAATCACAGAATTTCGATTGATACCGGTGCCGTCTACACAAACCGTCTAACAGCCGCCTTAGTCCGGCCGAACGGATCGGTCAGCTTCATAAGCACCTAA